ATACCTTTGGTATTCTGTTGAACTTGTCAATTCTTCATTCATTCTTAGCGTGCCATCTTCATCATAGACAAGCGCATCAAACAAATCTTTCAAATCATTAGAGCTTAATCGCTTTAAAAATTCCAAGTCGCTATTTGTATGCCATATTCTTCCTTTAATTTTATTCCTACCACCGCTCAAATCCCACCAACCCCCTTTTTTAGCGATTAGCGATTAGTGATTAGTGATTAGTGATTAGTGATTAGTGCATCATTTTTTAAAATCATGTCTAACGCCCTAAAAGG
This DNA window, taken from Helicobacter pylori, encodes the following:
- a CDS encoding DUF3944 domain-containing protein; amino-acid sequence: MSGGRNKIKGRIWHTNSDLEFLKRLSSNDLKDLFDALVYDEDGTLRMNEELTSSTEYQRYGSDYAKYTRRIAEELQCYGGNTFINFLETKGSYTKRFCAMRAII